In Carassius carassius chromosome 27, fCarCar2.1, whole genome shotgun sequence, the sequence CAGATTTTATACCACATGCAAGTCAAAATGAGTCGATGCATATGAAGATTCTCACCTGGACAAAGTGACTGGGTATTTCGCTGCATATTGAATGTATCTGTCCGTTGATGATGGGAATGATTTTGGCTAGTGGGAGGCTTACATGTGATAACCTGGAAGAAAAGCATGTGGAAAAACGGCAATGAATATCTTTCCATCACCTATATTGTTCACAAACCTGAAAGGTGATAGAATGTGAAGGGAAGGTGATAAAAtggcttaatgtggcttaattggccaaatactttttggggtcACTGTACGTAccttcctaaaaaaaaatgaaaaagaaatgcatttacaCTGACCGGTCAGGTGTGCTGGAGGTGTTGGAGTCTTCCTGTGGGGGTCGGAAAAACTCTGACATGTTGTCTAGGAATCGGATAAAGCCTCGGCTCAAGCAAGTACGGAGTACAGTAGTGAAGTCtggactgaaaaataaaacaagtttatcAGCTATCTTCACTTAAATGATCTCTCCTAAACGATTGATTAACCAAATTAGTCTTAtcctattattttttcttttgataaaaaatgcattttgaatcaagaatcttttttttttatacaataactCATATAATAATGGATTTCCTTTAAAAATGGCACTTAATGTgtaaaagagatagttcacccaaaaatgaaaattccatctGTGGTAACCTGTCCCTTTAAGGTGTTAAGTtcaaacacttttgtttttttttctttctcaatttTAAAACCTACAGGATTATATAGGTGTTTAGATTTCCCTCACCTTTCAAGCATATCTCTGGTTTCATTTAGCAGCTTTATTGTTGTGACATCATTCTCTGTGAGACCACAAgcctacatttttttataaataaataaatacaattagtaAACAGACACCaagaaattaaaaagtaaattgtgatgtaatataaatatgttttttttcttatcaaatgTTGATTAAGTTAATACAATTATaggaatatataaaaattatagtagtataattatagtaaaaatttgtaataaaattacattacatattacatatctAATTCATAACTAAACAAGAAAATACATGATACATATCTACCTGCGAGGCTAGTGTGTTCTCTTCTTCAGGCATCATGTACCAAGAAAGACTTTTGTGTTTAGAGGAAGCACAGCCCTCCTCCACTAACTGTCTGATCTGACTTAACTGTTGCTCCAACTCTTGAAGGGACAAACTCTGCTTCAGAGACACCCTGAGGAGACATGGACAGCAGTTAGCGATCCTGCTAAATATACAAGAAGACCGACACAACACAATGGCAAACTGCCATGGCAAATAAAGCCACAAATATGGGATGAGTAGATTAAAATTCCTTCATCTAATAAATCACTCAACATACGGTCCAAGAACTTCCTGAACAGCTTTCTTCACCACGGTTATCAGTTCAATGAGCCCTGAAAGGACAAAATTAAGATCACTATCAACTATGGTGGATGTGATCTCATAAACATAGAATTAAACTCTAATACAGATTAGATGCTTTTAttccacatcaactctggggacccaccggtgggtccaatattgcatatgcctattgcctaattctcaaaaaatggTTAAGTGGTTAAACAGATCTGATACTGTCCTCACCTACTCCAAGAAGGTGTTGGATACTTGACAGATATTGTTGTTGGACATCAGGAGGGGCCAAGGGGGTCTAAAGAAGCAGTATAATAGAAATGAAGTAGAGTTTATGTGCTGTAACATGGTAAAACCAGGTTGCTTTTGCCTTTAGAACACCAAGCCCTGACATACCGTTCCATTCTTTGTCACAGAGTTGTCCAGGTACAAGTAGCCACCAATTATGTTGAGCTGAACTCGGAGTAGCACCACCAGCATGCAAGTGCTGTAAACCGCCACAACGCTGCGGGTAAAACCTGGAGAGTAGAAATCATTGTTTGAGAACAGGAATAGATGAGAGTTTGATTAAATTTCCTCTCAAAAGCCatttttacttctgtaatgtgacaTACAGGtggatctcaataaattagaatgtttgtgaaactcgtgtattaaataaattcaatgcacacagactgaagtagtttaagtctttggttcttttatttgtgatgattttggctcacatttaacaaaaacccaccaattcacaacacATTATCTCAACacattagaatatggtgacatgccaattagctgatcaactcaaaacaccaggCAAAGGtgtcctgagccttcaaaatggtctctcagttttgttcactaggatacacaatcatggggaagactgctgatctgacagttgtccagaagacaatcattgacaccctttacaaggagggtaagccacaaacattcattgccaaagaagctggctgttcacagagtgctgtatctaagcatgttaacagaaagttgagtggaaggaaaaagtgtggaagaaaaacatgtacaaccaaccgagagaaccgcagccttatgaggattgtcaagcaaactggtttcaagaatttgagtgaacttcacaaggaatggactgaggctggggtcaaggcatccttttcagatgatagcaagttttatatttcatttggaaaccaaggtcctagagtctggaggaagggtggagaagctcatagcccaatttgcttgaagtccagtgttaagtttccacagtctgtgatgatttggggtgcaatgtcatctcctggtgttggtccattgtgttttttgaaaaccaaagtcaccgcacccgtttaccaagaaattttggagcacttcatgcttccctctgctgaccagctttttgaagaagctgatttcattttccagtaggATTTGGCACCtccccacactgccaaaagcactaaaagttggttaaatgaccatggtgtcggtgtgcttgactggccagcaaactcaccagacctgaaccccatagagaatctattgtcaagaggaagatgagaaacaagagaccagaaAATTCAGATGAGCTAAAGAccgctgtcaaagaaacctgggcttccataccacctcagcagtgctacaaactgatcacctccatgtcacgctgaattgaggcagtaattaaagcaaaagaatcccctaccaagtattgagtacatgtacagtaaatgaacatactttccagaaggccaacaattcactaaaaaatttttttttaattttttttattggtcttatgaagtattctaatgtgttgagataatgaattggtaggtttttgttaaatgtgagccaaaatcatcccaattaaaagaaccaaagacttaaactacttcagtctgtgtgcattgaacttatttaatacacgagtttcacaatttgagttgaattactgaaaaaaaaagaacttttccacgacattctaatttattgagatgcaccagtATTGTGAAACAGGACATTCAACTAAAAATATCAGGGCATGAATCAGTTTGATTGTGAAAAGTGGGTGTTCCATTATCCACCAGTATTGAGCCAAAACAATGCCTTATTAACCATTTGGTCATTGCTCAACATTTTCCAATAACCCACAAGACATCAgcagaaaataatgatttataaaaaaagtttggggttggtaagataaaaaaaaaaagaagtttttaaAAGAACACTGTATTAACAGTAATATTagggaaatattattgcaatttaaaagagcagttttctatatttacatattt encodes:
- the pex3 gene encoding peroxisomal biogenesis factor 3, which codes for MLSSTWNFIKRHRRKFIFAGVFVGGVYLLSKYAQRKIQEMQEREAAEYIAQARRQFHFESNQRTCNMTVLSMLPTLREAIIHHLNSESLTALLKTKPANKLEIWEDLKIISFTRSVVAVYSTCMLVVLLRVQLNIIGGYLYLDNSVTKNGTTPLAPPDVQQQYLSSIQHLLGVGLIELITVVKKAVQEVLGPVSLKQSLSLQELEQQLSQIRQLVEEGCASSKHKSLSWYMMPEEENTLASQACGLTENDVTTIKLLNETRDMLESPDFTTVLRTCLSRGFIRFLDNMSEFFRPPQEDSNTSSTPDRLSHVSLPLAKIIPIINGQIHSICSEIPSHFVQDLLLIDQVKEFAANVYETFSTPQELQK